The genomic stretch AAAAATCAAACTAAGGAAAAGGTGTATATATAGGTTAAAATGCCAGTTGAAATGTTTAGTGGATTTAAGCATTAAAAGGGTAGCCAAACTAGTCTATCTTTATCATTCTTCAAAATCCTAGAATATACTGACTATTAGTAATAGAGAATAATCACCAACTAGCTATCTATACTAAAATGACCACTTTACCTCTTTTAATAGAGAGCTTTATTATGTTGGCTTATAGTGACACAATCAGAAAAGTGTTCTATAGGTCTGGGCCCCTATATCCATGATGCTTGaatttaacaaaaaagaaaatacaaattaaaacactaTGTCCTGAGAAAAATCTTACCAGTTGTGCAGCCAAAACACTCGAGAACTCGCTATTCATGGCATATGGAAGTGCAGTCTGTGCTCTTGAACCGTAAGTAGTTTGGAATCTCTTTTTTACTTCATTCAGAAAACTGAAGGCTCGAGAGCGCTCAAAATCCTGTAAAGTGACCAATATTGTACTCATATTTACAAAGTAAACAAAGATATTTGGCAGATtagtaataacaacaataatgttTACTGACTCATGACTGACTCCATGAGGAGTAAGCAGAACGGATCCTGCTTCATAGATAAGAAACAAAAGCTACAAAAAGACAACTAACTTGTCAGGTCAAACAGctaataaattaaaaagctgAGAGCCAAATTCAAACTAAAAACAATGGTATGTAGATTAATAACTCAGGGGTCAGGAATTGATTTTCAATTCTTCCAGTTCTTTCACATGATCACAAGGTCTAGCATAAGAAGATGCTCAATACATCAATAAAAATAGTATagtttggaggctggagagatggctcagtagttaagaatgcttgttgctctttgagaggacccaagtttggttctcagcatccaggttggacagctcacaattgcctataactccatctccaaggAATCTGATTTGCTCTTCTGCTCTCTGTGGACATTCTCACACATAGAAATACACATAcacctaaacaaaataaaaaacagatttttaaaaagattatggtatttaatatataaatataatgctATTGATATGGATTTTGAACTAATACTTTCTAATAGCAGTGATACATCTGAAAAGGTCAAGTGACGTACCCTGTCTACTCACCAGAAGTCAAAaagttgtgtatatgtgtgtgtgcacacatgcaacaAACCACAGCTTAAGAGTTTTGCTGCTCAAGTTGGACCATTTGATATTCTATGACAGTTCTCATCGATTTTAAGCATTTCACATCAGTCCTTACAGATACAGCTGGACTTTATTGTGAAACCAGAGGAAAAAATCATTTGATGATCAATGTAATTGAACATCATTTTGACTTAGTTTAAACCAAggatttttcattattttatgtgtgggagtGTTTTTGCCTATGTAGCACATGTATGCATAGCCTTAGAGACCgcaagagggtgccagatctcctaAGTTAcggatgtttgtgagctaccatgttgtTGCTGAGGctctaacctgggtcctctggaagagaagccaatgctcttaaccactcactgaaccatcactccacCACTACATCACAGATTCTTGAACTGGGATCAATGGTCAGAATTCTAGGGGCACTTGTATTAGGATACGAAGAAATATTACACTGTTATTTTCATCATTCTTTAGGTTAAATTTCAATTTTGAATGGAAGTAACAAAACAAAGGAGTATTAAACAGTACCTATAGCTTGTCATCTccagaaatatttattaatatgctATCACAGTTACAGGTATTTTGAAATAGTTTACATGCATTAACATTTCAAAAGTATTATTATTAGGCTGATGACCAGGTATTCAATGAAgtcataaagaaatatatttattagtatatcctttaaaatatattgaatgtTATATGTAAGTAGAATTGATTTTGTTTAGACTCCTGTGTGTTCTAGTTCATACCTTTAACAACATTCTTGGTATAAACACAAGGGATAAAGGAGTCTGTGACAAGAAAATTTAAGAACATTGATTTATAGAAATCATGTTAATTTAATTCCATGACTCTATCAGAGAACAGCTTAGAAATAGCACATGGCCATTATGGCATGAAAAGGAGTtaacttcaaaagaaaagagaggggcatattttcctctgtctctcttctttgtACATAAATAAGTAGCCATGTAGCTACATGCAACCATAAGGGGAACTTGTAAGAAACTaacaatgaataatgaaaatgtttctTGATGACATTAAGTTACTGAACATTCTGGACTTATAGCCAAAATACTCAGAAAACAACCTAACCAATGTAAACTACACATGTACATTGATCATAATGCACTATGATACTGTTTTTCTAAAGTAcagatatataaaaatttattaaatattgactGAAGGAactaaataattaatttaatattcAATGTCAACATTTTGAGAAGCTTTTATAACAATCGTAGTCATTAGGTAGAGAGAGGCCAAATTGGATCTCTCCATTGGGTCCCTCCCCTTTGAAGCTTGGGGAACCAcatggaaagagggggaggaagaattgtaggagccagaggggccaaggataccaggagaacatgacCCACAGACATTAACTAAGGAGGGCTCACAGGGACTGAAGCAGCAACCACAGAGTCTGCATGGATTCACACTAGGTCCTCTACacatatgttatggttgttagcttggtgtttttgtgggacttgTAGCAGTGGGAATGGGGGAGTCACTGACTCTTCCATCTGCTCTTGGACccttttctttctacttccttgccttgcccagccttgttATGAGGGTCTATggctagtcttattgtatcttgttacgCTATGTTCAGTGGATAGCcctaggaggcctgctcttttctgaagggaaacagcaGGAGTGAACCTGGGGAacagaggaggtggaggcaggggaaactACAGTCAGGGTATATTGCAAAccaagaataaattttaaagattcaaaaaatgattaaaaaaacaaaaacaatcataaTAAATGCTAATTTGAAAATACTGTATGGGGTAGTAAATTTTCAGAGAGATTAAGCAGAAACTATCAAAACTGAgctaaataatacatattcaagTATCAAACTTTGTCATAATATGCTCTTTATAATAAATGCAAAATGCAGAAAAAATTCAAGCTACAAATTTTTATCATCTTTAGCCACTATAGGTATAGATAATTAATAATTGACTGTATTAGTATGCATAGTAAAATAGCAATATATCTTCAAGTTACTTACATCATCAGTGATACAAAGATACACAATCCTGTCTTGGCAGATGTAATGAAACAAGTAACTGTAGAATAAAAGATATAAATCATATTGTAATTTTAAACATCATCTATTTTGCTTCTAAGTTCTATCTATATATGCCAGTTTAGTATGTCCAACTTcactatattaattacaaatacaATTCATtctcatcctcccctcccctatACATTTGTATCTCTGGATAAACTGACAGGaatgaataaaatgtgaaaagAGGTTCTCGTTCCTAAATAACATGtgcattaacatttaaaatgttaactacaAAAGCATAAATGGATTTTTAAGGCCTACAGAAGAGATGGTGTCTTAGAAGggacacacaattaaaatatatcCCCAGTGGTCCACAggcttcttgttttgtttagctttttcctGGTATGGCAAATAAAAACACCTTTGCTACAAAATTCTCAACAATAAAATTTGAGTATCTACTTTGATCAAGTTAATGTGCAAGGTAATAAGGATACAGAATGTAAAATCATCTATCCctgtttccctgtttttttttagGGATTGTAGTATAAGGAATAACAATGTAGCATGGCAAACAAGATAACAAACTTGAGTGTCATATGAGTAAGCAGGCAATATGGTCTGAATTCTAAAGAATAAGTAATAGATAGGAATGCAAAGAGTAAGCAAAGAATATACAAAAGTGCAAAATTAGGCAGTGTAAGGATATGGAGATAAAAAGCACATAATAGATATGTAAGAGTAAAATCTGTTCACGTGACAAAAGTATAGAACATTCAGGGAAAAGAATAATTGCCTGGACAGATGACAGTGGAAAAATGAGTACATAATAGATTATACAAGATTTTATAAACTGCATTGTATACTGACTTGAGAACAAcgaaaaattcaaaacatttttgcTTAGGGAAGGTAATGTTATCACATTTGATGATATCAAAAATCAGTATGTAACCCACCACCTGAGCTCCAGTCCTACATATGCTACATGATGTCTATCATACTTAACGTTTTCTTGTACTATGAAAAGTTTTTTTTGCACTCCTGATGCAGTGTTTCCCGCCTCATGGCCTCTACCAGTTGGTGTGAATGTTCCTCCAGGCCATCTTTTCCATGAGAGATGTTCACATTTTCCATTGACCATCTTTCTGCTCTGAATACTCAAAGACACTATCTACATTTCACTCCCCCTGCCAAATATTCCCCCACAATCAACTGCCTCCATCTTTGAGTCAGAAGGCATATAGTGCATTACCTTTATCATAAtcatataaataagaaaagataatTTATGTAAAAACTGGCACAAAAGACAGAAAGTCCTCACTTTCTAAGTTCATGCCCAAGGAGAGTTACAGAGGAGGAATGAAGGACTATAACAACCTAAAGCAGAGCAAGGCCAGAAACAAGCATTGCTTCTGATAGAAATCCAACAATAGTGCAGCTTATGTTTTGCAGGACTGAAAACATGGCTCAGAAGTGAAAGCAGTGAAGGTGTGATGCAGGAGGCAATTTGAGATAGCATCTCCCCACTGCTCTGGAATAATCCTTTTGcatactgtgaatatgtattactctcaatGGTTAATAAAGTGCTGACTGGTCagtggctaggcaggattttcagggcagagagaatgctgggaagaagggtagAGTCTGAGGAGTCATGAGAAGATACAGATAAAGCAGGAGATAAGATAATGTACCGAGCCACGTGTCAGAACATAGACAAAAtaagggttaatttaagatgtaaaagctagtagtaacaagcctaagctattggctgaacatttataatttaaaaaaaaattcaaaacttgCTTTTGGCTTCCTAAACAGATTTTTACAAACATTAAGTATGGTAAGCATATGCCAATAAAAGGTGAGAATTATTACAAATGTtatgaagaaacaaataaattagCACTGAGCAGTAAGTCACTAAGTGTGGGTGGAAAACAAAAATTAGGACTAAAGTAGTAGAAGACAAGgtcactgaagaaaaatggagatgAAGTAAGAATGGGATGACAAACTTGTAGAAGAAAGGTAAATATTTGGTGAAGTAAAATATAATTCTGAAGTTTTACGCTTAGGTAGCTGAATGTCTAGTGAAAGTATTCAATTTATAAATGTGGATGTTCTTATTTTGGTATACAGAAGCAAAAGTTGTCTTATTGAGATGACAAACATTATATGACTGAAACCAAggcagaagttaaaaaaaaatctcaatgacTAAACCTCACCTAACAAACATGGGTAAAGACCAGGTGAAGACCGAGTAGAGATcacaaaatgtataaaataatttcttttactaAAACTTACATTGTACTTATATTTCCTAGCCTCCCTTATAGACAGATGCAGGTATGTTACTAAATTCTGACTCCAATAATACTAGTGGGAGATATATTCCCTTCTTCCAACTAaaagaatttcatattttttcagcAGTGATGGCAGAGCCACCCCTCTAGCTCCAAATCACTTATCTCTggaatatttcatatatatcaaTTTTGTATCACAGTGTCTTCTAACAGTAGCTTTAACTAACTTGTAAAGGGGCTTAATCCTAGAAAGTAATAAGGATTCCTGACATAAAAACTAAAGATATAAGgcttaattaataaaatattttaagcatcAATGAGAAAAGCTAAAGTGCTTTTTAACACGATTACTAGGACTTCCCATCTATATCCTCTTTAATACGCCACCATTGTGATCTTTCTAGAGCAAAAGCTGTCATACCTTAAAAACCTTCAGTGCCTTTCCACTGCCTACAAGTAAGTCTACATTCTTAATATGCCCTATGAAGCCATGCATAACTTTCTCCAACCATCTCTTTAGTTTTATCATCATCATGCTGAGTAGTTGTCACAGAGAATGACTTGCAATTCCATAAATATGACTGCATAACTCTGCTCCTTCTAACTAGAATGCCACTATTTCCAAGTCTTTGGTAGACTTCTGTATAGATTTCACCATTAAACTATAATCTTTGTGAAGGCAAATACCACATTTCTTGTTATATCACTTTCAACAGGTAAAGTGCCTATCAATAGCTAAGtactaaaataatgaaaaaaagaatactgtTTATATTATCTGTATCATTTCACATATCTTAGAACTCTATAGTGAAGCCATTTTATATGTAACATTTCCCTATCTTTCTTTAATATTTCAATGATAGGATAAAATAATCATAAGTTATAAGTAACAAAACCAGAcctttttttactattttgagatagggtttcattctGTGgtttagactggccttgaactcacaacggGATATAGTAgtaggattagaggcatgagaTACCACCATGACTAACTTAGCACCAGACATTTTCTAAGCTAGTCAAATTATTGTTTTGTCAAATTAATCTACCTAAAAGCATGGTTTCTGCTGTTTTTACTGCAAtaaaattccttccttccctctaccACATGCAGATCAGAACTCACTTGCCATGTGAGTAAGTTAGTTTATTATTTTCAGAAGGTATCTTAGCCAGAATCTGCTCTGTCACCTCCAGGAAGTTTCCTCCACACCAGGCATGTTTGGCAAGGATAGTGGTTCCCCtggcaacaacagcaaaaagaatgGCCATGACTTCAATctgttaaaagtaaaaaaataagaacacagaTTTAGAATATTATTTAGGCACAAGCTTTCAAAAGTAAACTTATCATTTACCTACATTCATCTAAAAATAGTATTGAACAAGCCAGTATAGTATAAAAATCAATGAAGACTTAATAGGAACTGggaacacagctcagtggtataaAGTATGCTTAGTATGCCCataaccctgggtttgatcctcagcaataaggaaaactaaaaaaaagaacaacctcAATGTTTTTTACAAGCTTATGACTTAAACTGCTTATTGTTATTTATCAGTATATACATAGGCTGAATTTATAAACTATATAGCAAAAACTGATACTCTTTTGAAAAGCAATGATCATAGATAGCAAAGTGACATAAAGATGACATTACAGTTTAATGAAACAATCTCATCCTGAAAATTTATCTTAGAGAACAGTTTAAGAGAAACTAGACTCTAGACTCACaattataataataacaacaacccATATTAAGTATTCACCTTGTAACAGACACCAGTTTAAGTACTATGATGAGACTTTAAATCATGTTGGGTAGCAGAATGTGTCACTTGACACAATCActtaaaatcaaatttttaaGACCGAGCTCAAATTCTGAAAACTATATTTAAATAATCTGGCCTAGATGAGcctataagaaaatatttcatataacCATATTTGATTAGATGAAGTAGAAAACTATTAAGTGGTTGGGTTCAGGGAATTTGCTGAGCCCTGATTAGAATATCAGCACTGAAGGACAGTACATAGAGCAAAAAGGCATTCATCTATCATTTAAGCTGAACTTCTAGTAGTATCTTGTCTTCATTCTTACTGCCTAAATAAATTTGTTCCCTAGAGTTATGTCTTCAGTAGTCTGCGTTCCAGAAGCCTCTGAacaaatatgtataattataatTTCCAAACCAGTGTCTCATATTTTTATCTCTCTTTATCTAAAAGACTCCCTTGACCATGTATCACCACTCTGCAGTTATAATTCTATTTCTTAGACTTTTGTCTATATATTATCTTtgcttctctgtctccttttaaCTCCTTAATTTACTATATGCTGGCTTTTGCccttaaaaatgcaaaatataatgCTTCCTAAAATCACTAACAGTCTCCCTCTATGATATAAAATAATGATCATTTTTCTATTATCACCTTACTTAATTTCAAGAGCCATCAACATGCTAACTGATTCTCATTCTTGAAACTTTCCTATGTATTTGGCTTCTCTAGCTTTCTTCTTGATGACTTTTCCTCCCCTAACTCATCACTAAATAGTAAATTCCCCAAGGAATTGATTCTATATCCTTTATCAAAGATGAGCTCATGTGgatttgacatttaaaatataatttataaaagatACACTGTGTATAAAAGAATAGGGTCAGTGATAAACCCAAGACATAACCAATAATTAAGGGGAAGATTAAAAACCCAAGACATAATCAGCTTAAGGGAATCATAATATAAAGGGagacagacataaataaatacaataaggTGTAGAGAATGAATAAACTAGGAATGACTACAATTGTTTAAACTGTTCAAAATAAGATTATGCAATTATGTGATGCTAATCTTGAA from Cricetulus griseus strain 17A/GY chromosome X, alternate assembly CriGri-PICRH-1.0, whole genome shotgun sequence encodes the following:
- the Vamp7 gene encoding vesicle-associated membrane protein 7 isoform X1 encodes the protein MAILFAVVARGTTILAKHAWCGGNFLEVTEQILAKIPSENNKLTYSHGNYLFHYICQDRIVYLCITDDDFERSRAFSFLNEVKKRFQTTYGSRAQTALPYAMNSEFSSVLAAQLKHHSENKGQDRVMETQAQVDELKGIMVRNIDLVAQRGERLELLIDKTENLVDSSVTFKTTSRNLARAMCMKNIKLTIIIIIVSIVFIYIIVSPLCGGFTWPSCVKK